Proteins found in one Acipenser ruthenus chromosome 18, fAciRut3.2 maternal haplotype, whole genome shotgun sequence genomic segment:
- the LOC117963830 gene encoding eukaryotic translation initiation factor 5-like, with protein sequence MSVNVNRSVLDQFYRYKMPRLIAKVEGKGNGIKTVIVNMVDVAKALNRPPTYPTKFFGCELGAQTQFDAKNDRFIVNGSHEANKLQDMLDGFIRKFVLCPECDNPETDLHINTKKQTIGNSCKACGYRGMLDTRHKLCTFILKNPPENESGTAKKEKDKKNRKGKDKENGSGSGEAGNPNDIDAPDAVDRDDDDEDWGEETTEEAQRRRMEEISDHAKNLTLSEDLEKTLEERVNLFYNFVKQKKEEGSIDTADKEILAEAERLDVSAMGPLILSELLFDENIRDQMKKYKRHFLRFCHNNKKAQKYLLGGFECLVKIHQTQLLPRVPLVLKDMYDADLLDEDVILAWAEKVSKKYVSKELAKEIHTKAAPFIKWLKEAEEESEGSEEEEEEEEDENVEVVYLSSATQLKVETVKPAKEEEDIDIDAI encoded by the exons ATGTCTGTCAACGTTAACCGCAGCGTCTTAGACCAGTTCTATCGCTACAAGATGCCCCGTCTGATTGCCAAg GTTGAGGGCAAAGGAAATGGAATAAAGACAGTTATAGTCAACATGGTTGACGTTGCAAAGGCACTTAATCGGCCTCCAACGT ATCCCACCAAGTTTTTTGGATGTGAGCTGGGAGCACAGACCCAGTTTGATGCCAAGAATGACCGCTTTATTGTCAATGGATCTCATGAGGCGAATAAGCTGCAAGACATGTTGGATGGATTCATTAGAAAATTTGTGCTGTGTCCAGAGTGTGATAATCCTGAAACTGACCTG CATATAAATACTAAGAAACAAACCATAGGTAATTCCTGCAAAGCCTGTGGATACCGAGGCATGCTTGACACAAGACACAAGCTCTGCACATTCATTCTTAAAAACCCACCTG AGAATGAGAGTGGAACTGCAAAAAAAGAGAAGGATAAGAAGAACCGCAAGGGTAAAGATAAGGAAAATGGATCTGGCAGTGGAGAAGCTGGCAACCCTAATGATATAGATGCACCTGACGCAGTT GAtagggatgatgatgatgaagactgGGGTGAAGAAACCACAGAAGAAGCTCAGAGGCGCAGAATGGAGGAAATTAGTGATCATGCTAAAAACCTGACACTCTCTGAAGATTTGGAAAAGACCCTGGAAGAAAGAGtcaatttgttttataactttGTCAAG CAAAAGAAGGAAGAAGGATCCATTGATACTGCTGACAAAGAGATCCTTGCTGAAGCCGAGCGACTCGATGTGAGTGCCATGGGCCCCTTAATCCTGAGTGAGCTGCTGTTTGACGAGAACATCCGGGACCAAATGAAGAAATACAAGCGTCACTTTTTGCGT TTTtgtcacaacaacaaaaaagcccaGAAATACCTGCTTGGAGGCTTTGAATGTCTTGTTAAGATCCATCAGACTCAGCTGCTTCCAAGAGTCCCACTTGTGCTGAAGGACATGTATGATGCCGATCTTCTTGATGAGGACGTCATCCTTGCTTGGGCTGAAAAG GTGTCTAAGAAATATGTTTCCAAGGAGCTGGCCAAAGAGATACATACTAAGGCTGCTCCTTTTATCAAATGGCTGAAAGAAGCAGAGGAGGAAAGTGAGGGCagtgaagaggaagaggaggaggaggaagatgaaAATGTGGAG gtggTGTATTTGTCCTCTGCTACACAGCTGAAAGTTGAAACTGTCAAACCTGCCAAGGAAGAGGAAGACATTGATATCGATGccatttaa